The segment TGGCACTCTCACTTATCGCAGCCAGaccaatactttagccattatTGAAAGTGGAGGTGGGATATTACGGAATGTTTCCAGCTTGATAGCTACAAATGAGGACCACAGGTAAATACAGAGTTTATTGttacttttaaatgaatttgTAAGATTCATATCTTCAGAAAGACTTAACTGAGCAGTGTTTTGTGTAATTATGCAAGTTCTGACCCAAATTACACTTACGACAATGAAACTATTAATACCTGATTTATTCATTAACATTTATGCTAATAAAAGTTCATAGTATCACAAAGATGTCTAAAAATAAACCAGTGATACTTGAGAGATATAACCCATGTgtagaataaaaaatgaaagccatAAATACAACAGAGAACAAAATCCTTTCCTATATGTAGTATGGATTAAGGGAATATgaggttataaaaaaaaaaaaaaaaaaaaactgtggttaTGATCCAGAAAGTACAATGATTCACATTTTTCTAGTGGAGCCATAACATCAGTAATCAAAATGTTTTTCAGCCAGCAGCCATTCATCCAATTTATTAGAACTGTGAAACCTAACAGAGCACCTCAGATGCAAGGCATACCTTTTCACAACTTGAGCTTTGTATTATCTCAACAAAAATACAGTATCTTTcacagtgtatttatttattttatcctgtATTGTTCCTGtctcatttcaaaaaaaaaaaactatggggTACTTGTAGTAAAAGGGCTTTGTAAAGAATGTAAACATCTTTTCTGTAAGTTTTTGATGCACAAACTACAAGGCTTACCGCCCTTTCCTCTTCTCATGGAAGAACTCTTAAACTCAGTAAGCACTCAGGTGTCTACTGGACTGCTGAGAGAGCTGCCATTGCTAAAGCTTATTGTACCTTTTTGCCTATCAGTTTTAAAGCCCACTAGAGTTGACTATGCTCTCATTAAACTTCATTTTACCATGCATTAAATAAGCCGTAGCTCTTCCGATCCTAACATTCATTACGCTCTCAACTCTTGTTTTTATACttacttttaaatgttttgaaaactttcactttatttttagaaaaactacACACACAATTTTCCCAAGACCACTTACAAGGGGGAATATCAGTATTACAAATTCAAACCAGAGAGAGATTATCTAAAAGTCATTTTGCTGCCCTGAGCTTACAGTGTGTTCCCTGACTTTGTAAAGATCTATTAATTCATTCTTCTCTCTACCTCTTCTGAGATGTCTCTGTTGTCAAGATTGTGGAACCCACCCAGATGTTAAATTACCACAGAGTCCCTGTTCAGctttcataatatatttatacTCAGTAAACTGAGAAACTCTGTCACTatgtaaagtaaatatatatttgctcaagaaaaatttttaaagctgttAGGTCAGAATAGGAAATGCAGAATTGATGAAACTGAACATTTTTACCTTTTAGTCTGATAGATGAGTCCTgtaaaacaataaacattaaaTGAACTAAGGTAGAACAAAAGGAGATGGGCAGTGCttgaaatttataatataattcGGTGTAGTTTTATTTTGCCAGTTGTTACAAGTTTTAGCGGTTACCTTTAGATTTAAatttgttctctttccttttatttgtacTGCAAACAGATATTTACCTTACTTTTGTaatatcttgtttttatttcaggcAAATCCTAAGAGAGAATAATTGCTTACAGACCTTATTACAACACTTGAAATCTCACAGTTTGACAATAGTCAGCAATGCATGCGGAACCTTGTGGAATCTCTCAGCAAGAAACCCTAAAGACCAGGAAGCATTGTGGGACATGGGAGCGGTCAGCATGCTCAAGAACCTCATTCATTCAAAGCACAAGATGATTGCTATGGGAAGTGCTGCAGCTTTAAGGaatctcatggcaaatagacctGCAAAGTATAAAGATGCCAATATCATGTCTCCTGGTTCAAGTTTGCCTTCTCTACATGTCAGGAAACAAAAGGCCCTggaagcagaattagatgctCAGCATTTATCAGAAACTTTTGACAATATTGACAATTTAAGTCCCAAGGCCTCTCATCGTAGTAAGCAGAGACACAAGCAAAATCTCTATGGTGACTATGTTTTTGACACCAATCGACATGATGATAACAGGTCAGAGAATTTTAATACTGGAAACATGACTGTCCTATCACCATACTTAAACACTACAGTATTGCCCAGCTCTTCTTCATCAAGGGGAAGTTTAGACAGCTCTCGTTCTGAGAAAGATAGAAGTTTGGAGAGAGAACGAGGTATTAGCCTAGGCAACTATCACCCAGCAACAGAAAATCCAGGAACCTCTTCAAAGCGAGGTTTGCAGATTTCTACCACTGCAGCCCAGATTGCCAAAGTCATGGAAGAAGTATCAGCTATTCATACCTCTCAGGAAGACAGAAGTTCTGGGTCTACCACAGAACTACACTGTGGGACAGATGAGAGGAATGCACTAAGAAGAAGCTCTACcacccacacacatgcaaacacgtACAACTTTACCAagtcagaaaactcaaacagaacATGTCCGATACCATATGCCAAAGTAGAATATAAGAGATCTTCAAATGATAGTTTAAATAGTGTCAGCAGTAGTGATGGTTATGGTAAAAGAGGTCAGATGAAGCCTTCAATTGAATCCTATTCTGAAGATGATGAAAGTAAATTTTGCAGCTATGGTCAGTATCCAGCTGACCTAGCCCATAAAATACACAGTGCAAATCATATGGATGATAATGATGGAGAACTAGATACACCAATAAATTACAGTCTTAAATATTCCGATGAACAGTTGAACTCTGGGAGGCAGAGCCCTTCACAGAATGAAAGATGGGCAAGACCCAAACATATACTAGAAGatgaaataaaaccaaatgagCAGAGACAATCAAGGAGTCAAAGCACAGCTTATCCCGTGTATCCTGAGAGCACTGACGATAAACACCTCAAGTTCCAACCACACTTTGGGCAGCAAGAATGTGTTTCCCCATACAGGTCAAGAGCAGCCAATGGATCTGAAACAAATCGAGTAGGCTCTAATCATGGAATTAGTCAAAATGTGAACCAGTCTTTGTGTCAAGAAGATGACTATGAAGACGATAAACCAACCAACTATAGTGAACGTTACTCTGAGGAAGGGCAGCACGAGGAAGAAGAGAGGCCAACCAATTACAGCATAAAATACAGTGAAGAAAAACATCACGTGGATCAGCCTATTGATTATAGTTTAAAATACACCACAGACATTTCTTCTTCACAGAAACCAGCATTTTCATTCTCAAAGAATTCATCTGGACAGAGCACAAAAACTGAACACATCTCTTCAAGCAGCGAGAATACGTCCACAACTTCATCTAATGCCAAGAGGCAGAATCAGCTGCATCCAAGCTCAGCACAGAGCAGAAGTGGTCAGACCCCAAAAGCCACCTCTTCTTCTTGCAAAGTCCCCTCTATCAACCAAGAAACAATACAGACTTACTGTGTAGAAGATACCCCAATATGCTTTTCAAGATGCAGTTCATTATCGTCTTTGTCATCTGCTGAAGATGAAGTAGGGTGTGATCAGACAACACAAGAAGCAGAGTCTGCTAACACTCTGCAAATAGCCGAAATCAAGGACAACAGCGGACCTAGGTCAAATGAAGATTCTGTGAGTAAAGTTCCAGCAGGGTCACAGCACATTAGAACCAAATCCAGCAGACTCCAGGCTTCTGGTCTGTCTTCAGAGTCAGCCAGGCACAAAGCTGTTGAATTTTCTTCAGGGGCCAAATCTCCTTCCAAGAGCGGTGCTCAGACACCCAAAAGTCCACCAGAGCACTACGTTCAGGAGACCCCACTCATGTTTAGCAGATGTACTTCGGTCAGTTCACTCGACAGTTTTGAGAGTCGCTCGATTGCCAGCTCTGTTCAGAGTGAACCCTGCAGTGGAATGGTAAGCGGCATCATAAGCCCCAGTGACCTCCCAGATAGCCCTGGACAAACCATGCCGCCAAGCAGAAGCAAAACCCCGCCACCGCCGCCTCCGCCTCCTCCTCAGACAGTTCAAACGAAGCAGGAAGTACCTAAAAATAAAGCACCTAGTGctgaaaagagagaaagtggACCCAAGCAAGCTGCTGTAAATGCTGCAGTACAAAGGGTCCAGGTTCTTCCAGAGGCTGATACTCTGTTACATTTTGCCACAGAGAGTACTCCTGATGGATTTTCTTGTTCATCTAGCCTGAGCGCTCTGAGCCTTGATGAGCCATTTATTCAGAAAGATGTAGAACTAAGAATAATGCCTCCAGTTCAGGAAAATGACAATGGGAATGAAACAGAAAGTGAGCAGCCTGAAGAATCAAATGAAAACCAggaaaaagaggcagaaaaacCCACTGATTCTGAAAAAGATCTTTTAGATGAGTCAGATGATGATGATATTGAAATACTAGAAGAGTGTATAATTTCTGCCATGCCAACAAAATCTTCACGCAAAGCCAAAAAACCAGCCCAGACTACTTCGAAATTACCTCCACCTGTGGCAAGGAAACCAAGTCAGCTCCCTGTATACAAACTTCTGCCATCGCAAAACAGGTTACAGGCACAAAAGCATGTTAGTTTTACACAAGGAGATGATATGCCACGGGTGTATTGTGTAGAAGGGACACCTATAAACTTTTCCACAGCTACATCTCTGAGTGATCTAACGATAGAATCCCCTCCAAATGAGTtagctgctggagaaggggttAGAGCAGGGGCACAGTCAAGTGAATTTGAAAAAAGAGATACCATTCCTACTGAAGGCAGAAGTACAGATGAGGCTCAACGAGGGAAAGCCTCATCCGTCACTGTACCTGAACTGGATGACAACAAAACAGAAGAAGGTGATATTCTTGCAGAATGCATTAATTCTGCCATGCCCAAAGGAAAAAGTCACAAGCCTTTCCGTGTGAAAAAGATTATGGACCAGGTCCAGCAAGCATCTATGTCTTCATCTGGAATTAACAAAAATCAATTAGATGGTAAGACAAAGAAACCTACTTCACCAGTAAAACCTATAccacaaaatactgagtataggaCACGTGTAAGAAAAAATACAgactcaaaaaataatttaaatgccgAAAGAAATTTCTCGGAAAACAAAGACTCAAAGAAACAGCACTTGAAAAATAATTCCAAGGACTTCAATGATAAACTGCCAAATAATGAAGACAGAGTCAGAGGAAGTTTTACTTTTGATTCACCTCATCATTACACGCCCATTGAAGgcactccatactgtttttcacgaAATGACTCTTTGAGTTCTCTAgattttgatgatgatgatgttgaccTTTCTAGGGAAAAGGCTGAATTAAGAAaggggaaggaaaataaagaatcaGAAGCTAAAGTGACCAACCACACAGAACTAACCTCAAACCAACAATCAGCTAGTAAGACACCAGCTGTTACAAAGCAGCCAATAAATAGAGGTCAGTCTAAACCCATGCTGCAGAAGCAGTCCACTTTTCCCCAGTCTTCCAAAGATATACCAGACAGAGGGGCAGCAACAGATGAGAAATTACAGAATTTCGCTATTGAAAATACTCCAGTTTGCTTTTCTCGAAATTCCTCTCTAAGCTCTCTTAGTGACATTGatcaagaaaacaacaacaacaaggaaaatGAACCTATCAAAGAGACAGAGCCCCCTGCCTCACAGGGAGAACCAGGTAAACCCCAGGCCTCAGGTTATGCTCCTAAATCATTTCACGTGGAAGACACCCCTGTTTGTTTCTCAAGAAACAGTTCTCTCAGTTCTCTTAGTATTGATTCTGAAGATGACCTGTTGCAGGAATGTATAAGTTCTGcaatgccaaaaaagaaaaagccttccAGGCTCAAGCCTGATAATGAAAAGCATAGTCCCAGAAATATGGGTGGCATATTAGCAGAAGATTTGACACTCGATTTGAAAGATATACAGAGACCAGATTCAGAACATGGTTTATCCCCAGATTCAGAAAATTTTGATTGGAAAGCTATTCAGGAAGGTGCAAATTCCATAGTAAGTAGTTTACATCAAGCTGCTGCCGCTGCATGTTTATCTCGACAAGCTTCATCTGATTCAGATTCCATCCTTTCACTGAAATCGGGCATCTCTCTGGGATCACCATTTCATCTTACACCTGATCAAGAAGAAAAACCCTTTACAAGTAATAAAGGCCCACGAATTCTAAAACCTGGGGAGAAAAGTACATTGGAAACTAAAAAAATAGAATctgaaaataaaggaataaaaggagGCAAAAAGGTTTATAAAAGTTTGATTACTGGAAAAGTTCGATCTAACTCGGAAATTTCGAGCCAAATGAAACAACCGCTTCAAACAAACATGCCTTCAATCTCTCGAGGTAGGACAATGATTCATATTCCAGGAGTTCGGAATAGCTCTTCAAGTACAAGTCCAGTGTCTAAAAAAGGCCCGCCCCTCAAGACTCCAGCCTCCAAAAGCCCTAGTGAAGGTCAGCCGGCTACCACCTCTCCCAGAGGAACCAAGCCATCAGTGAAGTCAGAATTAAGCCCTGTTACAAGGCAGGCATCCCAGACAGTGGGATCAAACAAAGCACCTTCTAGATCAGGATCTAGAGATTCCACTCCTTCAAGACCTGCCCAGCAACCATTAAGTAGACCAATGCAGTCTCCAGGGCGAAACTCAATCTCTCCTGGTAGAAATGGAATAAGTCCCCCTAACAAATTATCTCAACTACCAAGGACGTCATCCCCTAGTACTGCTTCAACTAAGTCCTCAGGTTCTGGGAAAATGTCTTACACATCTCCTGGCAGACAGATGAGCCAGCAGAACCTCACCAAACAAACGGGCTTATCCAAGAATGGCAGTGGTATCCCAAGAAGTGAATCTGCCTCCAAAGGGCTAAATCAAATGAGTAGTAGTAATGGATCCAATAAAAAAGTAGAACTTTCTAGAATGTCTTCAACAAAGTCAAGTGGAAGTGAATCCGATAGGTCAGAGAGACCTGTATTAGTACGCCAATCAACTTTCATCAAAGAAGCTCCAAGCCCAACCCTAAGGAGAAAACTGGAGGAATCTGCTTCATTTGaatctctttctccatcttccaGACCCGATTCTCCCACACGGTCCCAGGCTCATACTCCAGTTTTAAGTCCTTCCCTTCCTGATATGTCTCTATCTACACATTCGTCTGTTCAGTCTGGTGGATGGCGAAAACTCCCGCCTAACCTCAGTCCCACCATAGAGTATAATGATGGAAGACCAGTAAAGCGCCATGATATAGCACGCTCTCATTCCGAAAGTCCTTCCAGACTTCCCATCAATAGGTCAGGGACCTGGAAACGTGAGCACAGCAAACACTCATCATCACTTCCTCGAGTAAGCACTTGGAGAAGAACTGGAAGTTCATCCTCAATTCTTTCTGCTTCATCAGAATctagtgaaaaggcaaaaagtgagGACGAAAAACAAGTGAACTCTATTTCAGGAAGCAAACAAACTAAAGAAAACCAGGTATCCACAAAAGgaacatggagaaaaataaaagaaagtgaaatttctCCCACAAATACTACTTCTCAGACCACTTCTTCAGGTGCTGCAAATGGTGCTGAATCAAAGACTCTGATTTATCAAATGGCACCTGCTGTTTCTAAAACAGAGGATGTTTGGGTGAGAATTGAGGATTGCCCCATTAACAACCCTAGATCTGGAAGATCTCCAACAGGAAATACTCCCCCTGTGATTGACACTGTTTCAGAAAAGGGAAACCCAAACCCTAAAGATTCAAAAGATAATCAGGGAAAACAAAATGTGAGCAATGGTAGTGCCCCTACACGCACCATGGGTCTGGAAAACCGCCTGAATTCCTTTATTCAGGTAGATCCCCCAGACCAAAAAGGAACGGAGACAAAACCGGGACACAGTAATAACCCTGTCCCTGCATCCGAGACTAGTGAAAGTTCTATAGCTGAGCGTACCCCGTTTAGTTCTAGCAGCTCAAGCAAGCACAGTTCACCAAGTGGGACTGTCGCCGCCAGGGTGAGTCCTTTTAACTACAACCCAAGCCCAAGGAAGAGCAGCACAGACGGCACTTCAGCCCGACCGTCTCAGATCCCAACGCCAGTGAGCAACAACACAAAGAAACGCGACTCAAAACCCGACAGCACGGAACCCAGCGGGACTCAAAGTCCTAAACGCCATTCCGGGTCTTACCTTGTGACATCTGTGTGAAAAGAGCTGGAAGGATGAAACCGAGAATGTGATACGTGTTCCTCACAACTGCTATGTAGAAATTTTGTTTCAAGTGAAActgtaaaagactgaaaaattttGTAAATAGGTTTGATTCTTGTTAGAGGGTTTTTGTTCTGGAAGCCATATTTGATAGTATACTTCGTCTTCACTGGTCATATTTTGGGAGGCACTCTTGATAGTTAGGAAGAAAATGGTAAAGCCAAGTATATTTGTACAGtatgtttttcatgtatttaagTAGCATCCCATCCCAGCATCCTTTAATTATTGCTTGTATTAAAATAACACTACAGATAGAAGATATGATATATTGCTGTTATCAATCATTTCTAGATAATAAACTGACTAAACTTACATCAGGGAGAAATTGGTATTTATGCAAAAAAACATTCTGTTTTAGTCCTTGAGAGTCCATCTAACATCATTATTAATCATGTGGCTGTGAAATTCACAGTAATATGGTTCCCAGTGAACAAGTTTACCCAGCCTGCTTTGCTTTACTGCATGAATGAAAATGATGGTTCAATTTCAGAAGTAATGATTAACAGTTCTGTGGTCACATGATGTGCATATAGATAGCTATAGTGTAACAACTTACACTATTTTGTgcgcaaaacaaaaaaatctgtgtaaCTGTAAAACATTGAATGATACTATTTTACCTGAACATCTGAAAGTAGGTAGAATTTTTGCTATGCTGTAACTTGTTGTATATTCTGGTATTTGAGGTGAGATGGCTGCTCTTTTATTATTGAGACATGAATCGTGTCTCAACAGAAACTAAATGAACATTTCAGAATAAATTATTGCTGTATGTAAACTGTTACTGAAATTGGTATTTGTTTGAAGGGTCTTATTTCACATTTGTATTAATAACTGTCAAAAAGGGCCTCTTTTAAAAGcttatataaattttttcttcaaattctatGCATTTAAGAGTAAACTTCCTCTTACTGTAATAAAAAACAATTGAAGCTGATTGTTGGCATTTAACCATTCCATGCATTGGCACTTAACCATtcctgaaaatttttttaatgtgtgattAGCACTTCCTGTTTagtatttttctgtttactttttttcttactcTGCTGGAGTTGATTTTCTAAATTCATATAATAGCAATGTGAACTGCCTTGCATATGGGCGTTGAACACAATAGGCCCACaaagaacatttcttttttcttaatagaaTTCTGTCCTTGAGAAATTAATTCTTCTGAGGTAGAAGTAGTCTCTTCCAAGCCCGTCTTGGAATGTCACTGTCTTGTCCCTCCTGTTGCTCCTGGGTCTGAAATGAACACCTTTCATCACCTTTTGTGTTACAGCAAAATTTCAGCAGCCAAATACAATCAGTACCTTGCCATGTTCAGAAAATGCTAAGACattcaagagactcttaagaaaCCACTGCCTGTTAATGAAAACTTTGTTTTTGATGAGTAGGGTTGTGGGGTGTGTGTTCAAATGCCCCCTTCCTCACACAGCAAGGAGAGGATCCTCCTTCATGAAGGAAGATAGACTgataagatttatttaaaaagctaATATATCTTTCCAGAATTTGTTCTAAATAATCAGAGAGTAAGGATGATGATAAATGTTCacgtatttattgaataaatgaaattttattttttaatgataaattcaTGCACTCTGCATTTGGGGAagggaaaagatatttaaatatggCAGGACACTGGGGAAAGGTGGTGAGGAGTAAGCATATCTACCTGCTGTCTTTGAAATCACATCATAGAGTTAGTTATCTACCGCTTACCTGTGTTTATTATTTACAggtaaggactttttttttttaagtcatttactAAAATGCCAGTAAATAAGTGCTGTGATTTGAAGAAAGGCATGACTCCAAAGCCCATACTCTTTCTACTGCTCACCTTTGGAATATACCTACATTTAAACTTTCATCAAGTTTTATCTGAGTGAAATCATTGGTAAGTCATAAGACTATTCTGTTTTTCTCAAAGGATGCCTTATCCAGCAGGGATATATGAATAGAGGTCATATTTCTTTCCTGTTTAGtcctgattttcttattttttttagttaCTACTGCATGACAATTTTTATAAACCACTTCAAATACTTTTGTAGAAAAAAATGGGATATAAGTCAATTATAATAAAATTGCCTTTCTCaaggaaggggggaaaaaaaaaaacaaaacagtgctgaaaatgaaaaaaggatgCCCTCTATATCCCAGGAAACTCAGGAATTCCAGTAAGCAGTGCCTACTGGGAGAAGGTACAGTATATATTGCCATTGAGGAAAAGGTTCTGTATGAGACCCTCTAGTTAGAGATAATGGCTCTGAATTAGTAAAGGAGAAAATCTGAGTTCTAATTTTAGAAGTTCAGGGAGTGCTCCCATAACTGATAACAACCCCAATAGCCCCCAGTTTACACTTGTATGTTACAAATGCACACTGAGCCAACACTGGGGGTTAGTTGAGTTGCAACGCCTGTTAAGAAAAGTAGGGCAGTGCCCTGTTATCTTTGCACTGCAGCAGACAGAACCGAGGCAGTGGTTTTCCAACTTGAGTGCATGCAGATCACCAAAAATGTTAAAACACATCCCCATCCTTCCTGACTCTGAGTCAGGCCTGGGAACTAGCAGgcgatgctgatgctgctggtctgggaccATTCAGAGTTACTGCCGTGCGTGACTGCAGTAAAGCTCCTCGAGGGACTGCCTTCAGTTCCAGCTATtcttctcaaccactggactcaGCATCTGAGAGAGTACACCAAGCTGCCCTCTCCTTCAGGCATGAAAAGATGTTAATATTGAGTTACAATCTGATACAGCCCATCTCAACTCCCAATAGTCCACAAGTTTACCAGACATGAATGAACAGGTAATTCTGTATCTGAGGGATTGACTCATATTCCCTTTGGAACAgttatcaaaaaggcaaaatttcagCAAATATCTAATTTGGATTTACAATAATATCAAAAGAGACACACCAAGAACAGGGCAAAGAAGAGAACTTTAAAGAGAGGGAAAATGGACttcagatgaaagaaaaatgtgcCCAGTTGGTATACAAACAACAACTAATGGCAAATGCGGTATTTGAGAATAAACTTTACAAGTTACTTTGCACTGACAGCAAAGTTAATGAGagggaaataatgaaataaaaaataagcccCAAAGAATCCAACTGCATTGTAAGAATAGTCAAAAAACTTTTTTCCCCATAAACTGTGGATTGTTCCCACAAGGTTAATGAACTGAAGGGATGAGTCTTGCTGAAGATGGAAGCTAGTTGCACTGTATCTGAATTCATGTTTTCACAGAAAACATGTTTCTGTGAAACATGTATTCATGTATTCTGTGAAACATGAATTCATGAATACATGTTTCCTTGTATCTAAATAGAAAAAGAACTGAGTgccagaaatgcaaaaagaaaattgCCAAGAGCTGAAGAATACTTGAGTAGTCAGATCATTCACACTtaaccaaacaaaaataatttttcaagagTCACAAGGGTTGAAATagagtatataaattatattttagtttCTAATTCCTTCATATTAATGCTGACTTTCAAATACTACTACATAGTGTTGAAACCTAGGACTTTGACTCCTACAAACTCCAGGTCTTTTTTCTGcccttctcctctcttctgtGGTCTATAAAACTATATTCTGGTTTTTGTTAGACCATCGATCCTTCTTTCAACCtgtatgttttgtgtgtgtataatattgtTCTCGGTGCTAAATACACTTCTGATATTCAGGATAACTCTACAATTGTgactatttgcttattttcttgacATTATGAGgttgttccttttttttaaaagtactcaACCTTTTGCTAGTGAAGGTGACCACTGAATATAAAGCAACATTAGTGAATGTTGCAAAAATTAGCTATTGTTAATAGCTATTGTTGCAGACATTACCTGCCTCACCTACACAACCTTCTGGAATCCTGACATTAGTCTCACTGTTGATCACTGAACCTTGTACTCACTCAGTGTTTCCCCCGGCCATGGCTGTTTCCACCAGAGGGGGTACCTGACCTAGAGGAAACTAGTTACCAAAGACTTGTATggcttgtctttaaaaaaaaaaagattaggtcaattttaaataaaagagtcaTGAAATTTCCGGTTGGAGATTGAGTGCTAGAACTGAAAGATCTTGTAGAGTTAAGACTGAAGGTGCTCTGATTGGCATCATG is part of the Bubalus bubalis isolate 160015118507 breed Murrah chromosome 11, NDDB_SH_1, whole genome shotgun sequence genome and harbors:
- the APC gene encoding adenomatous polyposis coli protein isoform X6: MYTPLCSSAVAALPAPVPPCAVGSRSSGGGRGCVRQERKRPGCVRASVRGASVWQEVLKQLQGSIEDEAMASSGQIDLLERLKELNLDSSNFPGVKLRSKMSLRSYGSREGSVSSRSGECSPVPMGSFPRRGFVNGSRENTGYLEELEKERSLLLADLDKEEKEKDWYYAQLQNLTKRIDSLPLTENFSLQTDMTRRQLEYEARQIRVAMEEQLGTCQDMEKRAQRRITRIQQIEKDILRIRQLLQSQATEAERSSQSKHEAGSHEAERQNEGQGVAEINMATSGSGQGSTTRIDHETASVLSSSSTHSAPRRLTSHLGTKIRAYCETCWEWQEAHEQGMDQDKNPMPAPVEHQICPAVCVLMKLSFDEEHRHAMNELGRKATRGISSQELGQGLSGGLQAIAELLQVDCEMYGLTNDHYSITLRRYAGMALTNLTFGDVANKATLCSMKGCMRALVAQLQSESEDLQQVIASVLRNLSWRADVNSKKTLREVGSVKALMECALEVKKESTLKSVLSALWNLSAHCTENKADICAVDGALAFLVGTLTYRSQTNTLAIIESGGGILRNVSSLIATNEDHRQILRENNCLQTLLQHLKSHSLTIVSNACGTLWNLSARNPKDQEALWDMGAVSMLKNLIHSKHKMIAMGSAAALRNLMANRPAKYKDANIMSPGSSLPSLHVRKQKALEAELDAQHLSETFDNIDNLSPKASHRSKQRHKQNLYGDYVFDTNRHDDNRSENFNTGNMTVLSPYLNTTVLPSSSSSRGSLDSSRSEKDRSLERERGISLGNYHPATENPGTSSKRGLQISTTAAQIAKVMEEVSAIHTSQEDRSSGSTTELHCGTDERNALRRSSTTHTHANTYNFTKSENSNRTCPIPYAKVEYKRSSNDSLNSVSSSDGYGKRGQMKPSIESYSEDDESKFCSYGQYPADLAHKIHSANHMDDNDGELDTPINYSLKYSDEQLNSGRQSPSQNERWARPKHILEDEIKPNEQRQSRSQSTAYPVYPESTDDKHLKFQPHFGQQECVSPYRSRAANGSETNRVGSNHGISQNVNQSLCQEDDYEDDKPTNYSERYSEEGQHEEEERPTNYSIKYSEEKHHVDQPIDYSLKYTTDISSSQKPAFSFSKNSSGQSTKTEHISSSSENTSTTSSNAKRQNQLHPSSAQSRSGQTPKATSSSCKVPSINQETIQTYCVEDTPICFSRCSSLSSLSSAEDEVGCDQTTQEAESANTLQIAEIKDNSGPRSNEDSVSKVPAGSQHIRTKSSRLQASGLSSESARHKAVEFSSGAKSPSKSGAQTPKSPPEHYVQETPLMFSRCTSVSSLDSFESRSIASSVQSEPCSGMVSGIISPSDLPDSPGQTMPPSRSKTPPPPPPPPPQTVQTKQEVPKNKAPSAEKRESGPKQAAVNAAVQRVQVLPEADTLLHFATESTPDGFSCSSSLSALSLDEPFIQKDVELRIMPPVQENDNGNETESEQPEESNENQEKEAEKPTDSEKDLLDESDDDDIEILEECIISAMPTKSSRKAKKPAQTTSKLPPPVARKPSQLPVYKLLPSQNRLQAQKHVSFTQGDDMPRVYCVEGTPINFSTATSLSDLTIESPPNELAAGEGVRAGAQSSEFEKRDTIPTEGRSTDEAQRGKASSVTVPELDDNKTEEGDILAECINSAMPKGKSHKPFRVKKIMDQVQQASMSSSGINKNQLDGKTKKPTSPVKPIPQNTEYRTRVRKNTDSKNNLNAERNFSENKDSKKQHLKNNSKDFNDKLPNNEDRVRGSFTFDSPHHYTPIEGTPYCFSRNDSLSSLDFDDDDVDLSREKAELRKGKENKESEAKVTNHTELTSNQQSASKTPAVTKQPINRGQSKPMLQKQSTFPQSSKDIPDRGAATDEKLQNFAIENTPVCFSRNSSLSSLSDIDQENNNNKENEPIKETEPPASQGEPGKPQASGYAPKSFHVEDTPVCFSRNSSLSSLSIDSEDDLLQECISSAMPKKKKPSRLKPDNEKHSPRNMGGILAEDLTLDLKDIQRPDSEHGLSPDSENFDWKAIQEGANSIVSSLHQAAAAACLSRQASSDSDSILSLKSGISLGSPFHLTPDQEEKPFTSNKGPRILKPGEKSTLETKKIESENKGIKGGKKVYKSLITGKVRSNSEISSQMKQPLQTNMPSISRGRTMIHIPGVRNSSSSTSPVSKKGPPLKTPASKSPSEGQPATTSPRGTKPSVKSELSPVTRQASQTVGSNKAPSRSGSRDSTPSRPAQQPLSRPMQSPGRNSISPGRNGISPPNKLSQLPRTSSPSTASTKSSGSGKMSYTSPGRQMSQQNLTKQTGLSKNGSGIPRSESASKGLNQMSSSNGSNKKVELSRMSSTKSSGSESDRSERPVLVRQSTFIKEAPSPTLRRKLEESASFESLSPSSRPDSPTRSQAHTPVLSPSLPDMSLSTHSSVQSGGWRKLPPNLSPTIEYNDGRPVKRHDIARSHSESPSRLPINRSGTWKREHSKHSSSLPRVSTWRRTGSSSSILSASSESSEKAKSEDEKQVNSISGSKQTKENQVSTKGTWRKIKESEISPTNTTSQTTSSGAANGAESKTLIYQMAPAVSKTEDVWVRIEDCPINNPRSGRSPTGNTPPVIDTVSEKGNPNPKDSKDNQGKQNVSNGSAPTRTMGLENRLNSFIQVDPPDQKGTETKPGHSNNPVPASETSESSIAERTPFSSSSSSKHSSPSGTVAARVSPFNYNPSPRKSSTDGTSARPSQIPTPVSNNTKKRDSKPDSTEPSGTQSPKRHSGSYLVTSV